A window of the Nitrospinaceae bacterium genome harbors these coding sequences:
- a CDS encoding SDR family oxidoreductase: MAQEFSGKVVVITGGAGDIGRVAAARFIEEGARVVLLDSDEVGLERVAGEIKGASAKRIDVTDLENVEAVFSAVFAEYDGIDVLVNCAGIYRHAGVLEMSAKEWHETLDVNLTGVFAASKSAGALMIREETGGVIVNMASTAAKRGNPQHSHYCASKAGIVGFGRALAMELAPRVRVNAVAPGVIESRMSADMPGERRVSWMGQVPLGRFGLPTEVAEAIFFLASDRASYINGAVLNVNGGMWMD; this comes from the coding sequence ATGGCGCAGGAATTTAGCGGGAAAGTGGTCGTTATCACCGGGGGGGCTGGCGACATTGGCCGGGTGGCGGCGGCGCGGTTTATTGAGGAGGGCGCGCGGGTCGTTTTGCTCGACTCTGATGAGGTGGGGCTGGAGCGGGTGGCGGGCGAGATTAAAGGCGCCAGCGCTAAGCGGATTGATGTGACGGATTTGGAAAACGTCGAGGCCGTTTTTAGCGCGGTTTTTGCCGAATATGATGGCATCGATGTTCTGGTGAATTGTGCGGGGATTTACCGGCACGCTGGGGTGCTGGAAATGAGTGCAAAAGAGTGGCACGAGACGCTGGACGTGAATTTAACGGGCGTTTTTGCGGCCTCTAAATCAGCAGGCGCGCTGATGATCAGGGAAGAAACCGGCGGCGTTATCGTGAACATGGCCTCCACCGCCGCAAAGAGGGGCAACCCGCAACATTCTCATTACTGCGCCTCAAAGGCGGGGATTGTCGGTTTCGGGCGGGCGCTGGCGATGGAGCTTGCGCCAAGGGTGCGCGTGAACGCGGTGGCGCCGGGCGTTATCGAATCGCGTATGAGCGCCGATATGCCAGGTGAGCGGCGGGTAAGCTGGATGGGCCAGGTTCCCCTTGGCCGATTCGGATTACCCACAGAAGTGGCCGAGGCAATTTTTTTTCTGGCGAGCGATAGGGCCTCCTACATCAACGGGGCCGTTTTGAATGTAAACGGCGGGATGTGGATGGATTGA
- a CDS encoding pentapeptide repeat-containing protein: MDSRLKDYLSNLKNDENNGLAFFLIIAVVVVAIVGWLLYFIPQLQTASVTTETLKLSFNAENEARKTLAQIFGGLVALVLVFLGWRRVKAAEENVRVMQEGQITERFTRAVEQLGDDKVQIRLGGIYALERIARDSQKDHWTIMEVLTAFVRESAKWDEMTESLPDLEVPNLPIDIQAALTVIGRRELAHEDENTPRLDIHGTVLSKAELEKANFSGANFRVAGLFRANFSKANLGEADLSLAALSEAKLIGSNLREANLFKARLIKADFTEADLSEADNLTREQIDSAITDEDTKLPDYLKF; encoded by the coding sequence ATGGACTCCCGGCTGAAAGACTATTTGAGTAACTTGAAGAATGACGAGAACAACGGCCTCGCTTTTTTTCTCATCATCGCTGTCGTAGTGGTGGCCATAGTCGGTTGGCTGTTGTACTTCATTCCGCAACTTCAAACTGCCAGCGTTACAACCGAAACGCTCAAACTTTCTTTCAATGCCGAAAACGAAGCCCGAAAGACCCTCGCGCAAATCTTCGGTGGCCTCGTGGCTCTCGTGCTTGTGTTTCTGGGTTGGCGGCGGGTGAAAGCCGCCGAGGAAAACGTCCGCGTCATGCAGGAGGGCCAGATCACCGAGCGGTTCACACGGGCGGTCGAGCAGTTGGGAGACGATAAGGTTCAGATTCGCCTCGGGGGCATCTACGCCCTTGAGCGCATCGCTCGGGACTCCCAAAAAGATCACTGGACGATAATGGAAGTCCTTACTGCCTTTGTCCGGGAGAGTGCGAAGTGGGATGAGATGACGGAGAGCCTTCCTGATCTAGAAGTTCCAAATTTGCCCATTGACATTCAGGCCGCGCTGACCGTCATCGGGAGGCGGGAGCTTGCCCATGAAGACGAAAATACGCCCCGCCTCGATATACATGGAACAGTTCTCTCCAAGGCTGAATTAGAGAAAGCGAACTTCAGCGGCGCGAACTTCAGGGTGGCAGGTTTGTTTAGAGCAAATTTCAGTAAGGCGAATCTTGGCGAGGCTGACTTAAGTCTTGCGGCCCTCAGTGAGGCGAAACTTATCGGGTCCAACCTCAGAGAGGCAAACCTCTTCAAGGCTAGGCTGATCAAGGCGGATTTTACCGAGGCGGATCTCAGCGAGGCGGACAATCTAACCAGAGAGCAAATCGATTCGGCGATCACCGATGAAGATACGAAGCTGCCCGATTATTTGAAGTTTTGA